The Rhodanobacter sp. LX-99 genome segment ATTCCGCGCCGGCCAGTCACCGCGACCGGGCAGCTTCCCGCCGTCCCGCGCATCGCAACGGCCACGCCCGACCGCAGGCCGGACATGGTGCGCGACGACGGCGAACTGCGCTCCGCACGCTTCGCCCACCCGCGCGGCCGCGACGACATGGACCGCCGCGCGGCGACGCCACGCCCGGGTGTCAGCTACATCGCCCCCGCCGCAGAAGACCGGGCGCGCGCGACCTCCGGCAACCGCCCGATGCCGTCGGAGGCGCCGCCGCAGATCCGGCGCGCCGAACCTCGCCGCATGCCGGCCGACGACGACCGCTTCCAGCGCTATCAGTCGTCCGATCGCGCCATGCAGCGGGAACGGCCGCAGCCGACGGCACCGGCACGCGATATGGCCGCGCCGCGCTTCCAGAGGCCCGAGCCCGCCGCACCGCGCGAATATGTGCGCGAACAGCCGCGCCCGATGCCCAGCCCGAACCGCAGCGAACCGATGCCGCAGCGCTACCAGCCACCGCAGCGCGCCATGCCGGAGCCCCGCGCCATGCCGCAGCCGCGCGCCGAAACGCCGCGGCCGCAACGCAGCGAAGCACGGCCGTCCAACCGCAAGAACGCGGAGCGTGTGCGCGAGGACGGGCGGCAGTACTGAGGCCTGCCCCATCCCAAAACCCTCCCCTGCGCGCAGGGAGGGTTGGGGTGGGGTATAGCCCTACAATACGCGGATGCCCACGATCGATTCCCCCGACCACACCACCCCTGAATACATGCGCCGCATCCGCAGCTTCGTGCTGCGCGAAGGACGCATGACGCCGGCGCAGCAACGCGCGTTCGACACGCTGTGGTCGCGCTTCGGCATCGACTATCGGGGCACGCCGCACGACTTCGCCGCGAGCTTCGGCCGATCGGCGCCGCTGGTGCTGGAGATCGGCTTCGGCAATGGCGAGGCGCTGGCCTGGGCCAGCGAGCACGACCAGGCGCGCGACTTCATCGGTGTCGAAGTGCACGGTCCCGGCGTGGGCCGGCTGATGAACGCGCTGGCTGCACGCGACGCCGGCAACGTGCGGCTGTACAAGCACGACGCGGTGGAAGTGCTGCAGCACGAGATCGCTCCCGCCGCCCTGGCCGAAGCGCGCATCTGGTTCCCCGACCCGTGGCACAAGAAGCGCCACAACAAGCGTCGCCTGATCCAGCCCGAGTTCGTCGCCCTGCTCGCCTCGCGCATGGCTCCGAACGGCCTGCTGCACCTAGCCACCGACTGGCAACCCTACGCCGAGCACATGCTCGAGGTGATGGAAGCCGCCCCCGCCTGGCGCAACCAGCTCGGCCCCGGGCAGTACGCCGAGAAACCCGAGTGGCGCATCGAGACCCACTTCGAGCGGCGCGGGCTGAAGCTGGGGCATGGGGTGTGGGATTTGCTGTATCGGAAGATCTGAGCGAAGAGCGACCCCACCCCAACCCTCCCCCTGCGACCGAAGGAAGTCCCTTGTGGGCAAGCAGGGGAGGGGGCAAGACGCGCTCCGGCCCGGCTCCCTTCCAGCAAGGGCACCTGCGATTCTGCTCCTCCCCCTGCTGGCAGGGGGAGGCTGGGAGGGGGTCAGGCCTTTGACTCTTCTTCCAGTACCCGAAAAATCTCCGCTACCACGTCATCCGTGCGCAACAGCACGTCGTCATTCCAGAATCGCAGCACGCGATAGCCCTCACGCTGCAAGGCTTCGGTGCGCCGCTGGTCGTACGCCAGTGCATCGAGGTGCTGTCCGCCATCCAGCTCGACCACCAGCCGCGCCGGCACGCAGACGAAGTCCACGATATAACCGGCCAGCGGATACTGGCGACGGAACTTGTGGCCGTCCAATTGCTGCCGGCGCAGGAAATACCACAGGCGGCGTTCCGCGTCGGTGCTGTTGTTGCGCAAACGGCGGGCATTGATCCATATACGCTGCATGGCTGAGCCTCTTCCGATCTGAGGCGAAGAGCTTTACCCCCTCCCAGCCTCCCCCTGCCAGCAGGGGGAGGAGCAAAGCGTCGTACTCCATCCCCTGCGCACAGGGTGAGGGCTGATCGCTGTGCTCCCTCCCCTGCGTAGCAGGGGAGGGTCGGGGTGGGGTTGCTCTTGGCCTCCGGTTCACCAGCAACCTTGCTGCGCCGCTTATACTCACGGCCATCCACCCAGGGACGAATCGTCGCAGCGTGAAGCTTCCACTGCCCCATCGTATCCACCGCAGCCAGCTGCTCCGCAGGGACGTCAGCTAGTGGCACTCTCGCTCACCCCCGAAATGATCCTGGTACTCGGGCTGGTGGGCTTCACCATGCTGATGCTGGTGCTGGAGTGGATCCGCGCCGACATGGTGGCGCTGCTGGTGGTGGTGGTGATCGGGCTGACCGGGCTGATTCCGTCCGAGCGCGTGTTCAACGGTTTCGCCGGCAACGCGGTGATCGCGATCATCGCGATCATGATCATGGGCGAGGGACTCGATCGCGCCGGCGTGCTCAACCTCACCGCGAACTTCGTGATGCGCATGGCGCGTGGTGCGGAATCGCGCCTGGGCGTGGTGATCAACCTGGTCGCCAGCCTGTTCAGCGCGGTGATCCCCAGCCAGGCGCTGGCGGCGCTGATGATCCCGGTCAGCAGCCGGCTGGCCGCGCGCACCGGCGTGCCGCTGTCGAAGCTGCTGCTGCCGATGGCGTTCTGCATCCTCACCGCCACCAACACCACGCTGATCGCGAACTCGCCGCTGATCGTGCTGAACGACCTGATCGCCAGCGCCAACGTGAACCTGCCGCCGGGCGCGCACACGATCCCGAAGTTCGGCCTGTTCAGCGTCACCCCGGTCGGCCTGACCCTGGCGCTGCTGGGCGTGGGCTACTTCTACTTCTTCGGCCGCAAGCTGCTGCCCGGGCACGAGGATGAGCGGCTGAAGGTGACGCCGGGGCGCACCGAGAGCTACTTTGCCGAGACCTACGGCATCGTCGGCGAGACCGCCGAACTCACCGTCACCGCGGAAAGCCCGCTGGTCGGCATGAGCATCGGCGAGGTCGAGCAGTTGCACGAGGCGCCGCTGATCCTGGCGATCAAGAGCGGCAATGACGCGCGCATGGCGCCGCCGGCCGATCACGTGATCTGGGTCGGCTCGGTGCTCGGCGTGCTCGGCCCGCGCGAGCAGCTCAACCAGTTCGCCAATAACCAGCTGTGCCGGCTGTCCACCCGCATGCGCCAGCTCGGCGAGCTGTTCAATCCCACCCGCGCCGGCATTTCCGAGGTGGTGATCCCGCCGGTGTCGCGCTTCATCAAGCACACCGTGGGCGAGCTGCGCCTGCGCAAGCGCTTCGGCATCTCGGTGCTGGCGGTGAACCGCGGCGACCAGGTGATGCGCGACGACGTGCGCGCGGTCAGCCTGCGCGCCGGCGACACCGTGGTGCTGCACAGCAACTGGCGCGACCTGTCGCTCGCCGCGGAAGAGAGGGACCTGGTCGTCGTCACCGACATTCCGAAGGAGCAGCAGCGCCCAGGCAAGATCTGGCAGGCGGTGGGCTTCTTCCTGCTGGCGAAGTGCCTGGCGCTGTTCACCAACCTCGACCTGTCGGTGGCGATGATGACCGGTGCGATCGGCATGCTGCTCACCGGCGTGCTGAACATGGACGAGGGCTACAAGGCGATCAACTGGAAGACCATCTTCGTCACCGCCTGCCTGATCCCGCTGGGCTGGTCGATGGACGCCACCGGCACCGCCGCGTGGATCGCCCAGGTGGTGCTGGACCACCTGGGCAGCGCGTCGCCGTGGCTGCTGCAGCTGTGCCTGGCCATTCTCACCCTGCTGTTCTCGCAGGTGATGTCCAACGTGGGCGCCACCGTGATGATGGTGCCGATCGCGATCAGCGTGGCCGTCGCCACCGGCGGCAACCCGTCGGCCTACGCGCTGATCGTGGCGGTGTCCTCGTCCAATACCTTCCTGCTCAGCTCCGGCCATCCGGCGCTGATGATGGTCACCGGTCCCGGCGGCTACAAGGGCAAGGACTTCCTGCGCGTGGGCCTGCCGCTGACCTTCCTGGTCCTCGTCGTCACCCTGCTCGCGATCAACCTGCTGTTCCATTGAGACGAAGAACACCCCGCCCCAGCCCTCCGCTGCTCCGCAGGGAAGGGGGCAAAGCTTGCAGCGGGAGAAGAGCAGAACGGCACTGCCCGCTATCATTCACGATTTACCACGACCATCAGGAACGCACGGATGACCCCACTCCCCTGCTTCAAGGCCTACGACATTCGCGGGCGCGTGCCCGACGAGCTTGACGAAACACTGGCGCGCAGGATCGGCCTGGGCATGTCCGGCCTGCTCGGCCCGGGAGCGGTGGTGGTGGGACGTGACGTACGCCTGAGCAGCCCGGCACTGCAGGCGGCGTTGACCGAAGGCTTCCAGGCGGCCGGGCGCGAGGTGATCGACATCGGCATGGGCGGCACCGAGGAAGTCTATTTCCAGACCGACCATCTCGGCGCAGCCGGCGGCGTGATGGTCACGGCCAGCCACAACCCGATGGACTACAACGGCATGAAGCTGGTGCGCGAGGGCTCCCGGCCGATCAGCGGCGACAGCGGACTGTTCGCGATCCGCGATTTCGCCGCCAGCCACGACGCGCCGATCCCGACGGCCACCGCCACGCCACGCCTGATGACGGACAAGTCCGCCTACGTCGCCCACCTGCTTGGCTACATCGACCGCGACCGGCTGCAGCCGCTGAAGATCGTGGTCAACGCCGGCAACGGCGGCGCCGGCCTCGTGGTCGACCAGCTCGCCCCGCACCTGCCGTTCCGGTTCATCCGCATCCAGCACGAAGCGGACGGCCATTTCCCCAACGGCATCCCCAACCCGCTGCTGCCCGAATGCCGCGCCGCCACAGCCGACGCGGTGCGCGCGCATGGCGCCGACTTCGGCGTGGCCTGGGACGGCGACTTCGACCGCTGCTTCTTCTTCGACGCCGACGGCCGCTTCATCGAGGGCTACTACCTGGTCGGCCTGCTGGCCAAAGCGCTGCTGGCGCGGCACCCGGGCGGCAGGATCATCCACGACCCGCGACTCACCTGGAACACCATCGAGATGGTGCGCGAGGCCGGCGGCATCCCGGTGCTGAGCAAGACCGGCCATGCCTTCATCAAGGAACGCATGCGCGCCGAGAACGCCGTCTACGGCGGCGAGATGAGCGCCCACCACTACTTCCGCGACTTCGCCTACTGCGACTCCGGCATGATCCCGTGGCTGCTGATCGCCGACCTGATCTCGGCCAGCGGGCTGTCGCTGGCCGAGATGGTGGAAGACCGCATGCGCGCCTTCCCGTGCAGCGGCGAAATCAACTTCAAGGTCGCCGACGCCCGCGCCGCCACCGAACGCGTGCTGGCGCACTACGCCCACCTCGCCCCCGCCCTCGACCACACCGACGGCATCAGCGCCGACTTCGGCAACTGGCGCTTCAACCTGCGCAGCTCCAACACCGAACCGCTGCTGCGGCTCAACGTGGAGTCACGCGGCGACAGCGCACTGATGCAGGAACGCACGGCCGAGATCGCGGCGTTGATCGGAGGCTGACGAGCGAACCGCTCACCCAACCCTTCCGTTCATCCCCGGATCAAGTCCGGGGCAGGCTCTGAGCCCGTCGAAGGATGGACGGAAGGATGCGCAGCGGGCCAATCCTCACGAATGCCCTTCGACAGGCTCGGGGCGAACGGGTTATACGCGGGCTCACAGCGAACGGGGTTTGCGCAAGCACGCCGCGCTACATGCAACCCGCGCCGGCCCATTAGACTGGCGGCCACCCGGGGGAATCCAGACAGGCTCATGCAGATACCTACGTTGCCATCCACGAAAATCGCGGTTGTCGGGCTCGGCTACGTGGGGCTGCCGCTGGCGGTGGAATTCGGCAGGCAGTTCGATACCGCCGGCTTCGACATCAGCGGCGAACGCGTCGCCGAGCTGCGCGCGGGGCGCGACCACACGCAGGAAACCCCGCCGGAGGAACTGGCTGCTGCCAGCCAGCTGCGCTTCACCACCGACATCGGCGACCTTGCCGGGTGCAACGTCTTCATCGTCACCGTGCCCACCCCGGTCGACGAAGCGAACCGGCCCGACCTGAGCCCGCTGGAGAACGCCAGCGCCAGCATCGGCACGGTGCTCAAGCGCGGCGACGTGGTGATCTACGAATCCACCGTCTACCCCGGCACCACCGAGGAGATCTGCGTGCCGGTGCTGGAGCGGGTCTCGGGGCTGCGCTTCAACCGCGACTTCAGCTGCGGCTACAGCCCGGAACGGATCAATCCCGGCGACAAGCAGCACCGGCTGCCCACGATCACCAAGATCACCTCCGGCTCCACGCCCGAAACCGCCGACTTCGTCGATGCGCTGTACCGCCGCATCATCACCGCCGGCACGCACAAGGCATCCAGCATCAAGGTGGCCGAAGCGGCCAAGGTCATCGAGAACACCCAGCGCGACGTCAACATCGCGCTGGTCAACGAGCTGGCGATGATCTTCAACACCATGGGCATCGACACCCAGGACGTGCTGGATGCCGCCGGCACCAAGTGGAACTTCCTGCCGTTCAAGCCCGGCCTGGTCG includes the following:
- a CDS encoding phosphomannomutase, giving the protein MTPLPCFKAYDIRGRVPDELDETLARRIGLGMSGLLGPGAVVVGRDVRLSSPALQAALTEGFQAAGREVIDIGMGGTEEVYFQTDHLGAAGGVMVTASHNPMDYNGMKLVREGSRPISGDSGLFAIRDFAASHDAPIPTATATPRLMTDKSAYVAHLLGYIDRDRLQPLKIVVNAGNGGAGLVVDQLAPHLPFRFIRIQHEADGHFPNGIPNPLLPECRAATADAVRAHGADFGVAWDGDFDRCFFFDADGRFIEGYYLVGLLAKALLARHPGGRIIHDPRLTWNTIEMVREAGGIPVLSKTGHAFIKERMRAENAVYGGEMSAHHYFRDFAYCDSGMIPWLLIADLISASGLSLAEMVEDRMRAFPCSGEINFKVADARAATERVLAHYAHLAPALDHTDGISADFGNWRFNLRSSNTEPLLRLNVESRGDSALMQERTAEIAALIGG
- a CDS encoding SLC13 family permease, with amino-acid sequence MILVLGLVGFTMLMLVLEWIRADMVALLVVVVIGLTGLIPSERVFNGFAGNAVIAIIAIMIMGEGLDRAGVLNLTANFVMRMARGAESRLGVVINLVASLFSAVIPSQALAALMIPVSSRLAARTGVPLSKLLLPMAFCILTATNTTLIANSPLIVLNDLIASANVNLPPGAHTIPKFGLFSVTPVGLTLALLGVGYFYFFGRKLLPGHEDERLKVTPGRTESYFAETYGIVGETAELTVTAESPLVGMSIGEVEQLHEAPLILAIKSGNDARMAPPADHVIWVGSVLGVLGPREQLNQFANNQLCRLSTRMRQLGELFNPTRAGISEVVIPPVSRFIKHTVGELRLRKRFGISVLAVNRGDQVMRDDVRAVSLRAGDTVVLHSNWRDLSLAAEERDLVVVTDIPKEQQRPGKIWQAVGFFLLAKCLALFTNLDLSVAMMTGAIGMLLTGVLNMDEGYKAINWKTIFVTACLIPLGWSMDATGTAAWIAQVVLDHLGSASPWLLQLCLAILTLLFSQVMSNVGATVMMVPIAISVAVATGGNPSAYALIVAVSSSNTFLLSSGHPALMMVTGPGGYKGKDFLRVGLPLTFLVLVVTLLAINLLFH
- a CDS encoding nucleotide sugar dehydrogenase yields the protein MQIPTLPSTKIAVVGLGYVGLPLAVEFGRQFDTAGFDISGERVAELRAGRDHTQETPPEELAAASQLRFTTDIGDLAGCNVFIVTVPTPVDEANRPDLSPLENASASIGTVLKRGDVVIYESTVYPGTTEEICVPVLERVSGLRFNRDFSCGYSPERINPGDKQHRLPTITKITSGSTPETADFVDALYRRIITAGTHKASSIKVAEAAKVIENTQRDVNIALVNELAMIFNTMGIDTQDVLDAAGTKWNFLPFKPGLVGGHCIGVDPYYLTHKATILGYHPELILAARRINSRMGLYVAHQVIRLMANKRIHVVGSRILVLGLAFKENCPDLRNTRVVEIVRELEATHAQVDVYDPWADPLESRQKLGVTLVDTPAEHAYDAIVLAVAHRDFLGHGDADIRRYGRENCAVFDIKSLLPVAAVDGRL
- a CDS encoding DUF559 domain-containing protein, producing MQRIWINARRLRNNSTDAERRLWYFLRRQQLDGHKFRRQYPLAGYIVDFVCVPARLVVELDGGQHLDALAYDQRRTEALQREGYRVLRFWNDDVLLRTDDVVAEIFRVLEEESKA
- the trmB gene encoding tRNA (guanosine(46)-N7)-methyltransferase TrmB, with protein sequence MPTIDSPDHTTPEYMRRIRSFVLREGRMTPAQQRAFDTLWSRFGIDYRGTPHDFAASFGRSAPLVLEIGFGNGEALAWASEHDQARDFIGVEVHGPGVGRLMNALAARDAGNVRLYKHDAVEVLQHEIAPAALAEARIWFPDPWHKKRHNKRRLIQPEFVALLASRMAPNGLLHLATDWQPYAEHMLEVMEAAPAWRNQLGPGQYAEKPEWRIETHFERRGLKLGHGVWDLLYRKI